GTGTTATCAATCCCAGTTTGTTTCATATCGAAGATAACAAGTCGGTAATAAAGACACATTTGTTgtatccggagacgagccaaccTAGGGctaaaagacaataaaaaaaattttctgtgtaatgaatagaaaatggatttaaaaaagAGATAGAAAAGTCAAAACGATGTTCATTAAAATCAAATTGCAACGCAATAGGCAGTTGTGCAAAAATCTAAAAAGCGTACTAGCACTAAACTTTACGAAAAAAAACTCCCATATCTAGAAAACCAAATACCCCAGGCAAACGACCGCTTACCATGAATTGCTTCAGGATTGTAGTATTATTAATCCAGCCAGCCCGTGTCATATGCAAAGCACCAAAGATCGGTTATTCAAGATTCACATTTCACCGAATAGAGGTCAGACATATAGCGTAAGCAACGGACAATACATTGAGAGGGAAGAAGAAACAttgattgaataaaaattataataaattcaaCACCAAGCATTCATTCAAAGTAAGACACCTTGACGGATGGTAAAATAAATAATACGGAATAAGCTATCACCTACCTGGCACTCCCATCCTATAGGTCTTCTGGACGTATTTCAGCCCATGAACGATTTCCCGCTGGACAACGAAGTCGATGCGGATCTTGTACTGGATTCCTTCTTTAATGACGAAgacctaaaacaaaaaaatatattcatgtTACACTTAGACTGACGAGATCGAAAACTTAAAACCAAAATCCTTACGTTCTTTTTCAGCTTGGATATGTCACCGGACAGGTCCAATTCCATGGGGTCACGGCCTGCCACCAGGAGCGACAGCTTTTTTACAATCACCTTCCTGAGATCGGAGTTGTCTGTGGAAAAAGTAGCACAAATTGATGCTCATTAGATTCCATTTCGATCGGttgattcgtttttttttgtcgatTACCGTAGATAATCTTCTCGGATTGAGCTTCCCCTAGTAGGGCTTCTTTGTACTTTCGTAAGCTTTCGTCTTCGGCGTCGGCGGCCATGATTTCCTCGATGGTCTTCTGCGGGGGAGGCTGGTAGTTGGCATCGTGTTCCTCTCCCTCCACCTCGACATGGTCAACGGCTTCCTTCTCAGACATGCTGCGAAACAAAATGATAACAGTTGGGAGTTTTAATGTTTAGTATGTTCGATGTGTTGAAGATAATAACGAATATCGCACAGATAAGAAGTGTTATCAATTTGGCTCTGTATATGGATATCACATAAAAATAGATATGGCGAATTAGAGTGATGATATCATAAACGTGTCAGCAATGGATATTTTGGTAGGATGTTGTATTACacttaatttataatttaaaaatattgccATGGCAACAAAttctcgatttttttcgaataggGGAGGACAGGGCAAAATCGCCACCGGGGGCAAGATGAGCAACCCTTAATTTTACCGCTATTTTGTCCTTCTTCTCTAAATAACCCCACACGCTATTAAAATATTGTCCAATAAAAGACTTGACACTGAACAAATATCGTTTATGAAAAGCGAGAATAGCAATGGTCCAAGGGTGCTACCTTGTGGAACTCCAGAAAGGTACGAGAAATAGTCGGATGAATGGTTTCCAATATTGACCGACATTTGGCGTCCAACCAGATAACATCGGAGCCAGCATTAGCATTTGCaatgttacggtgtaattcgtagattggacactagtgatactcatgttttacttttgagatccttatctagaatgctatcaagAATTAAGAAGGGGAGTGGTTCTTGATTCCAgccttaaacaaaaataacaaaagcatggggattactactcctggccgcgcccatcttcaccgtaactagacAGAGAAAGGAAGTGTTGaagtggtacttacttaaccttttgtctgtgctctggggtcaatatgaccccaggccactttgagtggctgccatttttttagttttcaaccgattctcctaatttttggtagtttggtaaaactcgccgagatctgtctcctatgtgcaaattcgcttgaaaaatcttgaaaacatgcgctacagtgtcctttttcaaaaacttacgttgtctgtgctctggggtcaaattgatttaaattgaaattgctataacttttttaatgtttggccaattttggatttttggggctgtttcgaaagataatttaatcatctttcaggtcgttattaaagattgactataggtgggcgggtacatcgcggggaggggtttttgtaaaaaagggtacaaaaacagtgatttttcatgcttattttattatatctgaaaatcctacccattttgaactgcaccttttcaaaaaggttatgcaggaaggcgtctgctttgacatgaggcattgattagtttagcgcttggtcgctaggtggcggtatatttgaattcattattttacactactcaagtaactccgatatatggaattttcctcattgtaaatattcttatcgcacaattttgaaatttgtaaagatgacgtctgtaacaaagttcgtctggtggcaATAGACTGTCatttgacggaataaataataaggaaatttacaaataggcggcgctagtgtacttgcaatattcttgcatatatgaaatattgctttagcttgagatccctcatacctacaccaaagttgtattcggcaacattgttcaggatgtctagcactacaaagcggtgctcaatgtaatgagcacttcttctcattttttaatttgtgcgataagaatatttatactgaggagaattctatatatcggaatatcttgagtagtctaaaataatgaattcaaatataccaccacctggcggccgagttctaaacttatcaacgcctcatgccaaagcacatgccttcctgcatagcctttttaaaaaagttgcagttcaaaatgggtaggattttcgaatataagtaaaataatcatgaaaaatcactgtttttgtacccttgtttactaaaacccctccccgcgatgtacccgcccacctatagtcaatatCAATCAATatacctgaaagatgattaaattatctttcgaaacagcccaaaaaatccaaaattggccaaacattaaaaaagttatagcaatttcaatttggggtcaatttgaccccagagcacagacaacgtaagtttttttgagcacagacagaaggttaacgaGAGACCGaattagcgacaccctcataagtaccacggagttgaataatgaggaaggtattcgttgggtcaggatttgcctgtggctggcaatgtaaccgtttACTCATATTCTCCATGCAAAACGAAGTAAAACTGACAAGATTCGTTTCCACAGAGCGGCCGGGAAAGAAACCATGATGATACGGGGATATATAATTCTTGCAGTTTGGTCTTGATGTTTTGGTCTAATGTATCTCTGACAGACCATTTGAACGTCTGAATGAAGGACATCCACATCCACTACATTGATAGCATGCTAGGTACTACACTTACCGCTCTATCAATGTCATCCTGAGAAGGCGAAAGGCCCGAAAATACAACTGAGAAGTGTTTAGCGAAAAGGCTGCATTTCTTCTCAGTATTCAGCGCAATGTCGTTATCGTGAAAAACACtcacatttaaattattttgccgacCTCAGCATAATTTTCGCCAAGATTCCAACACCCGAGACCTCggtattttttttcccaaaatttcGTCAttgttttaccgaaattcgtcatagttgactttttactgaggtctcggtaacgattaccgatgacTCGGTGTTCGTTAGTCCCGTTTCCTTCCTTTTAGAATTTACGAAAGACCAAAACTTCTTGGTGTGTCGTTGGAGATTTTGTTGCGTGAGATGAACACAATGTTTTAAACGGAGATTACCGATAATCATTGCTGGCGATTTTGAAGTTTTGCGAAAATTGACACGATCGTCACTCATGTCCATCGAAGCGTAGAATAAACAGTGCATtcatgtagtttttttttccaagttcgtttatttggtaggctcaggcgtgtataacactttacggagccatggttctttatgATATATACAAcaatatcatttaatttttcagttagtaagagaggggtagaagccagcgtactcgtggtgactcgaggttagtttacaatgtttaaggatggacagggctaaggatttgggatcagggaatttcagcttctcatccgggtatttggcgtcagggacgatgtggcgtgtcgtcgtgctcgaaagaaaagaaaaagaaactatttgattttgatatcagaagcacaaagaaaactataaatggcctgcatatagaccacatcacgatctcccaaaacacctcgaacttccctgaagggttgtttacctcgggccactagggtatccaatagtcgctctctggaggcgtcattttccgagcaggaccaaactacgtgatcgatgtcatcataaccggctccgcacctacataagttgctatcgacaaggtttattctgtacagatgtgcgtttagtgaatagtgattagacataagtctcgacatcacgcgaataaagcctcgacttaagtcctcacctctgaaccacgctcgcccagaaacttttggaactatagaaaatagccaccgtccaagttcgttgtgtgtccaatttctttgccaactttgctCGAGTTGtcgctcgagaattgtctatcataaacctcaccttcctgtgcgcccacctttgccagcgagtctgccttctcattgccgtagattgagcagtgagaagggacccaaacaaaggtaatcttgaatgatctttcgaccaaaacacacatctgctctcttatgtttgtaagaaagtaagatgcgtgcttaacaggtttcatcgaccggagtgcctcgatagaactaagactatccgagaagatgaaataatggtctacgggctgattggaaattatccccaaagcgaagttaattgctgccagctcagcaacataaaccgaacacggttcctgaagttttcggaaggtggttgaagttacattgaaaacaccgaagccagtggattcgttgatgcgagaaccatcagtgaaatatctgttgttgcaattgacatgttcatatttttcagaaaaaagtgagggaatagatatttgtcgaagatgatctgttattccttgaatagcatgtttcatggacagatcgtatacaattgaggaactgtctttggtgaagtgaactcgagggggattataacacggaagacaaagatctgatgatatgtagttgagacaaactctcaggaatcttgaacgacaagttagttcaagcatattatcgaagttatctagaacaagtgtgttacttgttccacatttgatgagtattctaagtaagagctcccagtaacggtgctttaaaggagtgactccagcaagcacctccaggctcatgttatgcgttgaatgcatgcagccaagggcaatacgcaaacaacgatactgaattcgttccaatttgatcaggtggcaatcagctgctgagaggaagcagaaggagccatactctaaaacagagagaatagtcgttctatagagtttgatgaggtcttccgggtgagcaccccaccatgttccggagatagaacgtagaaaatggatccttttccggcatttttgtatcaaatactcaatgtggagtttccaggtacatttggaatcaaacacgaccccaaggtatttagaagataaagattggttgatgtcatcattcaacagcttgagtttcagttgagcaggataccgcttcttagtaaacacaaccaactgagtttttgcggtgaaaactcgatccctaaatgtctggcccaaacagtcagattatctagggtactttgcaatggtccttgcaagacagctgctcatggacctcttagagagaccacggcatcatctgcaagttttctgagcgtgcattgtccttccaaacaattgtcaatatctttaacatagaaattataaagcaagggacttaaacatgatccttggagaaggcccatgtagctatttctggaagttgtcagagtgccgagtgtgaagttcatttgtttttctgacaacaaattatacaagaaattgttcaaaataacgggtaatccactactgtgcagattgtctgacagtacttctatggaaactgaatcaaaagcgcccttaatatccaagaatactgaagccaattgctccttgtgtgcaaaggccagttgtatatctgaagagagcaacgctagacaatcgtttgttcctttacctttacgaaatccaaactgagtatttgacagtaatgcattttgctcgacccaattcttgagaggatcattttctccaataattttctcatgcatgatagcatggcaatcggtcggtatgaattgtgattagacgctggtttcccaggcttttgaatagctattactttgacctgtcgccattctggtggctcaatgttgtactccatgaaacagttgtacaggtcaagtaatcgtctttttgcgatatctgggaggtttttaagaagattgaatttgatattatcgcatcccggagcagagttattcgatgaaagaagagacatagaaagttccagcattgagaatggtccacccaaagaaccgggatcattgactgattctcgaaacagcggttctgctggtacggaatctggacagaccttttgcgaagttgaatatccatcgattggagtattcctcactctcgttggtggaagtgcggttccgcatgttgcgggccgttttccaaagtgttgtcattgaggtttctcgtgatagtcctcgacaaaacgtcgccagtagctacgtttttagccttgagaagatttttgagctttctttcaagcctcaaatactcttcgaaaagctcagaccttccgtatttacggaaagccttgaaggcatcagatttctcagaatacaacttagtacattcatcatcccatccaggagtggctggtcttcttatgacagatgtacttggaacgcgtcgtttctgggcttctagtgcgcttttttaattaattcggtaaggaatcgatattcatccagtggtggaagaacatcagttgattcaataccaatatttaccgccgatgcaaatttttgccagtcaatgtgcttcgtgaggtcgaaaggaacattaactggctcagattgttgatagctacttttaattgtagtaactatcggcatatggtcactaccatggggatcttggataaccttccacgtgcaatctaacgatagtgaatttgaacataaagacagatcaatacggctttgttgaccatttggtcctattcgagttacttcaccagtgttcaaaatattcaaattgaaatcgtcacacaaatcatagaaaataggcgctctataatcgtcatacgtttcgccccatccaataccatgtgcgttcatatctccCAATATCAACACTGGAGACGAAAAGGGAGCCTGCGCTCCAAAGATACCGATGATTAAGAGAggtatttggaggaatgtacaccgaagctatgcaaagatctttattcttcacatttactttgcatgcgacgatttctaagccgggaacagtcggaatgggaattctgtagaaagagtagcattttgatccccaaaagaacgccaccataatgatcattccgatcttggcgaataatattaaaatcgtggaagttgatttcgtcttcggaagaaagccatgtttcacaaagtgcaaatatgtcgcaatcggaattgcgaatcaaaaacttgaacacgtctaatttatttttaagactatgacagttccactgcagcacagtgattgtatcttgtgtaatagccgtattatccatcgaaagatacaattcctgcaagaaggggccatgaaacagtcaattgcttcagataactttccactgttggtataaagaggtcaatgattggcctcaatgaattcggaatattgaataaattcaaaaaaaacggcccacaaggtccttaaaggagatcaatcctcgcttggacggagtacttttttttttgaagaacgaATTGcagtttttctttcattgattctcctagccggatatttcttggaaacatcggtttttggcaatggcgggaatgccttgctgcaagatggatccaaaggagcagtgaagacaggttgcttcgggattttaaataaacccctaTTGCCTTCaaattttggcaagcttttatggatgacttttgattttttacggcgcgatcccggggaagacggttacttcctcttttcgggcacgtgtacctccgtagaatcatccatatcagctgcgtcagagtccaattcgtcaatgcatatggaatcataataatcacttacttgaacggtagctgaaatagcagcctttgcagtggtatcggcggatgtgtcttgcgctttaaccatttccgcataagtctgcttggagcgctgtaccaacgagcgcttcactttttgggtgcgctttctgtacaccgggcaatcttgcaaaccatgggcaggagccataccgcaataagcacattttgtggcttgttgctggcaggattcctcccgatgtctttcgaaacatttaccacaacgtggtttgttgtcacaaaactcggcagtgtgaccaagttgtttgcaattggtacaattaacccttaaatgcgcaatgttgttttaaaacaacaaaccaaaaatacgtttaatgttaatgatttcaatggttatttacgttaaaaatatttccggcgatttctaaaaaaatcgccttgcgcctttaagggttaaatacccttggtacaaaaagacgcaccggaaacaacatattctctaaatcgacatattttgggagaatcgaacctgcaaacgtcacccgaagcgagcctgacttagaatatactttttgccatctaccatggttgctgaatgcaattccttgcaatccagaatatccacggtagactccattgcgttctttaagcggccttttcccgcaagtacatccttgcaagtcaggctcgctgcgttgatcacaccttcgatttcgacctcccgcgaggggatataaactaaatattctacattgtacgccttgtctttagcaatttcgttcgccacctgatatgtaggtgcggtgattcgtagcttgttcctgttgatctgattaaaatcaagcttcgtaaaacgacgcgtcaaatctctcttaatgccgagaaagtctagacttttcactttctgccgaaagtaaacaacccaaggcccaggcgaagccgcatggtacaatcgtgtgcggacATCTTTTGGAGGACTATCGCCCCCCACAgtctctgcctccattctcacctcgcaaggtggaaggacaattaattcttatgctaacttagaactaacagcaaattagaaaaaatgtaaaaaatctaaattaatttattataattaatcccactctgtatcagagatatgggagaacaataaatcaatgccttccacttatctgcgctgctgctgtaggtagcagcagaaacaataacctgcttcactggcgtcgccagaagcagctacttcgctcgccgacagtgatcgccttggatccgtaggtaggcactaCACAAtaaactcgcactaccgaacaaaacccgcgatgagacacagcacacacgtctggctcgttcgaacgatcggcacggaatgattcATGTAGTTATTAATCATTGATAAACACAAAGTCTAGCATGTTTGATTGAAAGTTGGAAATCCGATTGATTTGGCTGAGTCCAAGAAAAGCAATCTTATCGACTGGCTGGCGGTTAGCAGGTGTAGTTGCAGACAAATGCCGATCAGGAAAAATATATCCGTAATGGGAGATAGACTAGACAAGTCCTGGTTGATTGAAGTCTCCAAGCAGAAGAACCATATCCGATGATAAGACCAAAGTTGTGAAGTTGTATTACACTGCAATCATGTCGTCGGTCGGGAGGAATGTACGAGGCCCGATGAAAACATTGCAACAagagagacttattttagcccaaattggattgaattgaattgacggATGGCGATCTACCAGAAAACAAGCTCATTGGAAACAGCAACTAGAACACCACCACCGCGCACGCGAGAGCTATTGGATATACCGCAAACCACTCTTTAAACTGGAAGACAGTGGTAATAAAGTTACGAAGAGACAAGTAATGTCAGAAATTGCTCGCCTTTTCGATCCGCTGGGACTGTTTCGCCCCGTTATTGTGATTGCAAAATGGTTATGCAAGATTTGTGGCGAAGCGGTTTGGACTGGGATGACGGATTGTCACAAGAGCAATTGGATGTgtggaataaagtgaaaaatgaacttCCTGACGTTGGTAAAATGAAGATTCCGAGACTTGTAACCGTCGGAGGAATTTGCCGTTTTGAAATACACGGCTTCTCTGATGCCTCCATGAAGGCTTACGGAAGTTGTGTCTATTTGAAAAGCATCAGAGAGGATGGAACATGTGAAGTCCAGATAAACGTCCTCCAAATTGGTAGAAAGTTCTCTTGTAATTTGGGTCCAAAGTTGCAGAAACTGCCAATAGTATGCTTGATTCAGATGCAGGAGCACTGACAATACGGTCGAATGGTATGAAGTAGCTGAAAGCCAAAAgtaaataattttgagaatATTTGACTGAGGTTGGAGTGCGGAAACATCCTAAGCCACCCTCGACCGCACGACCGGGTCGATGATGAATGGtgctttttatttattaccagactaaggccggactGGCCCGTGCAGTACACaaaagtcttcttcattcagctctgtccatggctgcacgtcgccaactatgcagtcgtcctccacctgatcgatccaccttgcccgctgtgcacctcgccttcttgttcccatcggaacactcgtaccactcgtgttaatccctccccttcgtattactacctccaaagcgatgttaaacagcagacacgaaagattgtcaccttgccgtaaccctctgcgcgtttcgaagagactcgaaaatgcccctggaactcgaactacgcaacaccagatccatcgtcgccttgatcagccgtatcagttgaTCCGGAAATCCTTTcccgtgcattagctgccatagctttgaagtcgataaatagatgataactgacgtacggcgaacacctagTCCGTGGTAGAACTttcgcccataaatcccgcctggcaatgccccacgaactcttttgcattttgtgttagtcgacggcataaaatttgggagagtaccttgtatgcaggcggcgttcagcaaagtAACTGCGCGGTAGCTGCTAAAATCCAGCttatccactcctgcggcagaacctcattctcccaaaccttggtaattacccagtgaagcgctctagccagtgcctcaccaccgtgtttaaacagctctcctggtagttggtcaaccccaggagctttgttgtttctcggctggctgatctcctcctggatttcttggagattctgaaccggaagtcgtatgtcctgtgCGCGTGCTACCTAATGAACTTGGTACCGTttcgccaccgttgtctgccacatcgtcattcaggtgctcttcgtagtgctgccgccacctttggatcacctcacgctcgttcgtttgaaggttcccgtttatgtccttacacatatcgagcTGCATCACGTGGCCcttccttacgtgaacggtttaacttttcatagaactttcgtgcgttattagtgcggtacagttggtccgtctcttcacggtctcgatcttcctgctggcgcttcttcctccgaaagatcgagttttgtctgttccgcgcccgtttgtatcgtgcctcgtgtAGTGTTctagcaatctcgcccatgctgcattcttctcctcagctaactgctcacattggtcgatttggttttccgtttcttgattaggtgatttccatatgGCCtcgtggatattcttgcggggtaAAAAAGTGCTTTGgaataccattccgcgggaggctacaaaatttatgcatcgttggccgttgtcgttcgatgcgGTATGCAgattatccggtccgatgacctgTTTATACAATTcatcccttcctacctgtgcgttcatgtcgccgatgacgattttgacgtcccacagtgggcatccatcgtatgtctgctccagctgtgcgtagaccatttctttctcgtcatcgggtctccctt
The nucleotide sequence above comes from Armigeres subalbatus isolate Guangzhou_Male chromosome 3, GZ_Asu_2, whole genome shotgun sequence. Encoded proteins:
- the LOC134225258 gene encoding rho GDP-dissociation inhibitor 1 — its product is MSEKEAVDHVEVEGEEHDANYQPPPQKTIEEIMAADAEDESLRKYKEALLGEAQSEKIIYDNSDLRKVIVKKLSLLVAGRDPMELDLSGDISKLKKNVFVIKEGIQYKIRIDFVVQREIVHGLKYVQKTYRMGVPVDKMTQMVGSYPPKKEIQSYTTPFEEAPSGMMARGTYSVTSLFTDDDKNEHLKWEWSFEIKKDWQ